The Primulina huaijiensis isolate GDHJ02 chromosome 6, ASM1229523v2, whole genome shotgun sequence genomic sequence aaatatgtagttgaaaaactaccaatgctccatactggattgcattatacatatataagtccaattgaatcaaacatgataGTCGATAATTATTCAATATTGATCAATttgcatgatcgattaggacatcctggttcaacaatgatgcgaaaaattatagaaaatacacatgatcatccgctgaaagaccaaaagatctttcaaaataataagtttcaatgcaaaGTATATTCTCttggaaaatttattataataccatcaccagctaaaatccaaactgaatcacccatGTTTCTTGaagtattcagggtgatatttgtgggccaattcatccaccatgtggaccatttagatattttatgctATTGATCGATGCCTCCAGCatatggtcacatgtatgttaaTTATCAACTCGGAATGTGGCATTTGTAAGATTACttgttcaaataataaaattgcggaatcaatttctcgatcatacaatcaagaaaattagacttgataatgctggtgcaTTTACTTCCCAGaatttcaatgattattgtatgtcaatgagaattactgttgagcatcctgttgctcatgtacatacacaaaatggagtagctgaatcattgattaaacgtctacaactgattgctagacctatgattatgaaaacaaaactccttGTTTCTAAATggagacatgcaattttacatgttgctgcattaattcgcatcagaccaagttcatatcataaatactccccattgcagcttgcatttggtaaagaaccagacatttctcatttgACAATTTTTAGATGTATGatatatgtgcctattgcaccgccTTAACGAACAAAAATGGGACCACAAAGAAAGAtcggaatttatatcggttatgatagtccatcaatcattcgatatcttgagccTCAGACAGGCGAAGTGTTTACAACATGTTATGCTGATTGttattttaatgaggaaatcttcccaatgttagggagagaaaaaaatatcaaaaaaaaaattacatggtatgcatcatcattgttacatctgaatctaagaactaaacaatgtgaaaaagatgtacagcaaattgtgcacttgcaaataATAGCAAATTAGATATCAGAtccatttgcagacacaaaaggggtaactaaatcatatatacatgctgtaaattcCCCTGCTCAAattgaaattcaaaaaaaaacaaattgaaaacaatcacgatgtcattaaacgcttgAAGCGTGGAAGACcaatcggttccaaggataaaaatccttgaaaaagaaaaagcataGAGAAAtacgatgatcacaaaatagagaatgctATTCCAGCAGAAATACATGATGATCAAAAttttctgtcagaaccacaaattttttacattttatttttctctaaccgtttttaatttcaaatatttattatttttattttaaaattaaaagaacCAATTTGTTGTCTTTTGGACTTAGTCGCCGACGTGGGCTTTGATCAGATGACGTATCTTTTCTACTTGATATGATTTAGTCTCTATACAAGAGACTGAGAGTAACCATATCAAattcacacacacaaatatagaGATCTCatatctccatttttttttacattctaTAAAAAGTTTTTGTGTCATGGAATTATTATGGATGTTCTCGTAGTACTCACATATTGCGAGTATACTTCGTTTGTGATCAAGACACCATAGGAAtaccaataaatttttttgagtaTAATCAGATATACATTACACACCTCAGTCATGCTCAATTATTTTACATACCAAGTGCATTGCATGTATCACGATTTTACTCATTAAAGTCGTCACATACCAGTCTAACCCGCCATTAAAAATACAGATTGAGTTAAGCTTTTAGTAGCTCGTTTGGAGGTGGACCAAAACAGACCAGCTCGTTTGAGTAATATTGTTAAgcattaagattttaaactcAAGTAAAAATTCAAACACAGCTATTCATTTGATATTCTCTCAAAAAAACTAACTTAAATTACGATGATTTggtcaaaaacaagaaaaataaaggTTGTCAAATTTATGGTCGCCCAGATTAAACAATTAACAcgtaaaaattgtgattttttcagtttcatctttaatataaaattaatatttttattgaaataataTCTTGAAATTTTTAGACTATTTTCTTTACGACTTTTGCGTAATTTTTTTCGTTTGATATGGTAACAATCaacattcattttttttttaaaaaaaactatttacttttttgtaatttttttcgtTAATTGGCCTCCggcattaaatttaaaaaacaaaaaaaaaatagagggtAAAACGTAAAAAATATTACGCATCAAAATCTTGATCAAAATCGCCTGAGAATCTATGAAAGAGCGGAATAGTTAGAAAATGTCTACTACTGAAAAAAAACAATGGGGCAAGAAAATAAGCATCTTTGATACATAACTGAGTCTGTAGTTCTTCAGTCGAAGAGACTGAAGCCCATATCCTGCAACAAAACCAGAGATAACAAATTAGGCAGCAGACTTAAAAGATCATCGTAGGAAGATCATAAATTCGAGAAAACATGATTATATTACTTCGCATAACAATGCAATATGATAACTTACATCATCAGACTCTTCTTTCTCTTCTACCTTCTCTTCTTTCTTTGCTGCAGCAGCAGGCACAGCGGCACCACCTGCACCACTGGTTGGTGCAGCAACAGCAACTCCACCACCTCCCGCTGGTACAGAAGCAAGCTTTTCCCTTCCAGCAGCAATCAACTCAGTCATATCTTTGCCCTTGACTTGAGACAGAAAGAACTCAATTCTGTCATCACCAGCTTCAGCACCAACTGATCAAAATAGAGGTTTGATTATTAGAAACGATGCTAAAAAACTCAGTGGCAACTCATGCTCCATCAATCAACCAGTATAACGTTACACATTGAACgttgaaaaacattaaattatAAGAAACCAAATGTACAACCCTAATTCACCAAGAAGATAGAAacatatcattaaattaaaacttaaaagcCCACAAGGTATGCGCATAGGCTAAAGATCTAGTCAAGCTCAATTTCTGTGGTTGGTGACAATCCAAGCAACCTTCGCACCTGGTGACATGTCAAGTTGCAGTCTTCTGATCAGACGAACGCTTGGGACTAAATCACACGTCTCGATGCGCCTCAAAGACCCAACTTGCGTTTCAGGTGCGGTTCAAATTAAAGTTTTTGCATTTTAAGTGAACtgaatatcatatatcattaattttaaatcgaAGTTAAACTAAATATCgggagaaaatattacaaatagAGCTTGCATTACAATCTATTTTTTCATTATgcacaaatataatttttttcagtGGATCATGTTACCATTGCTGACAAACTGCAATATACAAGTAGATTTATAAGGGTTACATGTAACTTTCCACCGCTCGTTTTCTAACTTCGGCAAGCATGTAGTCATATATACCTGATAAACTTTGATTGTTCAcaatttctgaaattttatgCCGAACGATTCAATTTAACAGCAAGTAAATTGAGTTTCAATTTTCATCTCTTGGTCCTATGTATTTATTGATACTTTGAATTTTTTCTAAGTTGTGGCtaaaaattctttaattaaaagCTAAAACAAATTATTATGTTATACCTCCCCTACACTTAATTTATAATTCAGATATGATTCCTAAGCTGCTCAGATTTTCCTGACCATGAATTTGAAAATCCGTATGCTAAAGGTTCTTGTGAGTTCTTGAACTCCGATAAAAAATTTTagatcattcaagaatttttaAAAGCTACTATGGACGAGTATAAGGTGATCAATTTGGGTATTCCAGAAttcggattcaaattcatcaatcagaaggggaaaaaaaaattatcaagaaaaaaatctttaaGAATTGTTAAATAAGTTCCAATAAGTAATTGAAGTCCATTTCAATCTCAGGATTCATTGAAAATCGCAAGCTACACAATGCAACAGCAAAAACATTTTACTTCACCTTTAAGATAAAGAATGATCGACATCAAACAAATCACATGAAAAGGAAATAAACTTCATGGATATACTGATAGTGATTCCAATGGGTCATACGAAGATCACAAAAGTACATCCGTGTATGTATTTTGGTTCAAAAACTACAAcagaaaatcaaatttaaaacgaaaatagatcaaaatatcagAGCGAAGAATATAAAAATGTCGAAACGTAGATATCACACAGCATCAATCATACACACGGACGGGAAGAATAACCTGAGCAGAGAATATCTTTCAAAACAACGGCGGAAGGGTAGGTGTTGCCACCCAGCACCGACAACAAGTAAGCTGCAAGAATCTTCATCTCTACTCGAATCAATGACAAAACTCGAAATTACTTTACGAAACTTAGACAAAAATTCCAGAATCTGGATAATTATAGTGCGAAAATGGAGATGAGATCACCTGCAATTCCTGAATTTGCTGCTACTGCTAGGGTTTAACTGAGAAATGGGGGAAGAAATCTCTACTTGGAGAATTGGACTTGGTATTTATAGTTAGGGCTTAGGTCATTCTGCCGTAAGCTTTTTGCCATAGCACACCCTTGGGTTTTTGATACTTTGGTTAATTTTGATTCAAAAAGTGGTTTCTTAagttgaatttttcaaaatatttttttaaagtaaaaattatattttatatatgtttggatatatagataaaaaaaatattttttaagttataaaacttaatgaataaatgatttttttaagcatttggttacaaaaatattttaagtgttatttttttattgaaaagatCTTTAAAAGCTCCAAATTTGtgcttttgaaaaaataattattttatcttaattaagtattttttaaaacattaaaaacttcatccaaacacatataaaattggcaaaaacttgtgtgagacgaNGCATTtggttacaaaaatattttaagtgttatttttttattgaaaagatCTTTAAAAGCTCCAAATTTGtgcttttgaaaaaataattattttatcttaattaagtattttttaaaacattaaaaacttcatccaaacacatataaaattataaaaaatttaaaaataaaacagttTTCTTAGTCTAGATTTTTAATCCAAACATActcataatataatattagtgATCAGATGTATTCGTTGAGTACttgtatattattatttttgaaattttattttgtagtttaaattataaaaattttcaggtgaattttggtaatttttgaaattgctataaaaaaaggaaaaaaattgtaaaataaaaaattaaaaggaaaaacaaaatgatacaaaaacttgtgtgagacggtctcacgggtcatatttgtgagacggatctcttatttgggtcatccatgaaaaaatattactttttatgctaagagtattactttttatcgtgaatatgggtagggttgacccgtctcacagattataatccgtgagatggtctcacatgagacccactctagaTAATATTAGCAATTGGACGCGTGCATTTTATgcttgtacaatttttttttaaaagaaaaaataaaaagaaatggtaaaatgagaaaaatatatttaaaattttaatgtataaataaaaaatagagaACAATTTTGAAAGTAACGTTTTTGTCAGTAAATAATCATTAATAAACAATAGATGTAAatcaattttacaaaaaatgcaattttcataaataaatgagtaggtctcatgtgagaccgtctcacggatcttaatctgtgagacgggttaaccttactaatattaacaataaaaagtaatactcttagcataaaaagtaatactttttcatggatgacccaaataagagatccgtctcacaaatacgactcgtgagaccgtctcacacaagtttttgcctaaataaATAGCCATCAAAGGAGAAAAAGGGGAGGTTTGGTCATACTAATGTACCAAAAACCCCTCAATCTTAATATAATTTTAGTACTCTGGTGTACATGTTGTATACTTGTACAAGCCATTTTTTGTAACGATTAAAAAAACACATGATAAAATGAggggaaaaaataaaatgaggggaaaaaagaaggaaaagGGCCACGCCGTTCTACCAAATGGTGGCTTTACCCCTATTCTTATTATATAATTAGTGTTCTAGCGCATTCGTTGATTGTTTGTATAGTATCtgagtttttgaaattttacattgtagtttaaattaaaaaattgtcaGGGGTATTTtggtaattttttaaatttcataaaaaagaaATAGTAAAATGAAAAAGATGAAGATAGAGATCATATAGATAGCAATAGAGATAGAGATAGATAACATGATTCTCacaaagagtgggtctcatgtgagaccgtctcacggatcttaatctgtgagacgggtcaatcctaccgatattcacaatgaaaagtaataattttaggcaaaaacttgtgtgagacggtctcacgggtcatattttgtgagacggatctcttatctgggtcatccatgaaaaaatattattttttatgctaagagtattactttttattgtgaatatcggtagaattgacccgtcgcacagataaagattcgtgagaccgtctcacaagagacttactcataatcttaacataaaaagtaatattttttcatggataacccaaataagatatctgtctcacaaaatacgacccgtgagatcgtttcacacaagtttttgtctctcacaaaataattagaaattttggatttcaatattattcgattagtaattaaaattaaacttatatttatatatattttagagCTGCCCTTGAATCTTAACTATTTTTTCCATAGCTTGTaagatttattaattttgtttatagaaatatttaaaattcaacaaattaaCGAAGTCAACATGAAATTTGATCATTTAGAAAATAATAGTTTGAATCATACAAAATCAAACCAAGTAATATCGAGAACAATTTAagtgttttcttttatttatatgatgCGGTCAGTCGCAACCGCTACCTTTAGTATGCACTAGGTAAACTCATAGTTAACACAATAGCATACAAACCACGTTAGGCATATAAATGCACTGGGCAAGCCGTATTCGACAAGCTCGACCGAAACAAAATTGGAAGGGACAATCGAACTCATAACCCTTATTCAAGAGCTCATCTACACCAATTCAAACATAGTCTTGGGGGCGCGGTGACTATTCATTATTCGAGTTTCAAGTGAACTAGTAAAATTCaagttcaaaaaataaatataaaaatatagctTTGAAGTTGGTTTAATTCCATTTGTTTATATCCTAAGATATCGTTCGTTCGGCCTCGATTTTTCATGCTACATATTTCTCATCTTATAATATGGTGAAATTTTAATCATTAGATCTTCAATGCATAATGACAACTTCTATTAAAATGCAAAAGATCTACATGATCTAATATTattgaaatatatgaaaaattactCTTGGTGGACAGATTGATAGTTTCTCTCATCATTGTTTTTAAAATCGGACCGAATTAGTCGATTCGACCGAGAACTGATCACGGGTTCGGTTCAGACCAAGTCTAATAACTGTTTTTATGATCAGAACCGTTCAAAACCGATCAAGAACCGGTTGTACTAGTCGTGACGATGAATCAGTTCAAAATCGATCCGACCGATTcacctattttttttattttttgtttagaatttaattattttcttatattccttcaaaataattatttttattttaaaatttatttttagttatatatatatgattatttggattttgaactttgttaaaaatattattttaatattattagagcttaatttgatttaattttttgcctaaaaatatagatataatttttattttaaaaaaaatcgcaTACGTGCCAAGAACGAAATTGTGCCAACTTAAAATTTGACTTCTACAATCAAACGATGTAGATCTCGAATCGATTGTTAGTTATAATTATCTCGGTAAGCTACAAAAAATAGGAAACTAAATcggaaaatttaagaaaaactGATTAACAATAGCAAAATTAATTGTGCTATTATGAATTAAGATCATCATCTTTTAGAACtagaattgaaaataaaaactgaATGAATGTGCTAAAAATTAAAGGAATTAAGATATTAAAACTGGAAATAAGTAAACTAAAATTACCTAGAATTGATGAAATTTGCTGAGTAAGTTGTGTTGAATGATAAGTTGTGTAGTCCTCATTTCTAATGATTCTCTGTGATTTTGTTCATTCCTCCAAGCGATTTAGTTCATCTTCTCCGATCATTGGTCATGTCTCAACTTCCTCAATGCCTGCAGATATAGGTCCAACTGACCTAGTCTTCATCTAATGGACCTTTAACCTGACAAACTTTAGTTTTCCGGGTTTGCCAAAATTTGAGTCCAACAAATGCCCTCCTTAGGTCAATTTGGTCAGCAGGACAATTTAGTTATTTATAAAATTCCAAGTCTATAACTTCAACCCAATCTAAAATTTGGGCCAAAATTCAGTTCACGTAGGATTTTAGGGGAGGAAGATGTTAGAATATTTATATTATCTCAAGTTTTGTTGATTGACAAAATAACAACATCGAATTGTTTCAGGATCCAGCTGCTtatcttttgtatttttatgttttcTGACTGCTTGATCAAGTTAGACCGTTCGAAGAATCACTATCAACTCAAGCTACATATAATTTGTCTTCGAACCAGAGCATGTATTAGTAAAGGAAATGCACAAATAACCATTATTGTCCAATCGAACTACAACCAGTAAGATATGAGAAATTCAAGGAGGATAAGTTGAACTCCATGAGAAATTCAAGGAGGATAAGTTGAACTCCATTCGGTTCTGTTAGCGTATTATGGCACAATATCCTACCAACTCCGAATGAAagattttttctcaaaatgtcCAAATTCAATCAACTTTTCAAAAGCTACAAAGGCTAAAGTCGGAAAAATCTAAGAGACATTAAATGTGATTTATTATAGAGTACTATGCTGATAGTGACAAGGCCATTTTTCGGTAAGAAGTATAGATGATTGTTGAAAAACATTATACAACCGCTGAAACCTTTCAACTATAAATATTCATACTCGTGATTGAAGAACTACTTAGTTGAACCATGATTACAAGCTTACATCCTCCAAGTCTATATTCTTTCAAGCTTTCTGAGCACACTTGCGATCATACTTCAAGCTTTTCAACTTAACACACACATATCTGAATCTAGCAGAACTTCAAAGATCACTTTGTGCTACCCCAAAAAATCAGGTTTTTCAAGCTAACAGTTggtttttgtaatttttctggtgaaacGAGGGTTCTTAAACATCCAGAATTTGTTAAGTGATCACTGAAAGTTTCAACATAGACAGTAATAAGTCCTAGTTGAAGTGGATTGTTACAAGAAGTTgtaaatcaaagtttttagagGATTTATTTCTAAGTAGAAGAAATGGTGACATAAGAGTGTCTATATCCGAGCAAccataaatatttgtattatttttttacgcACTTTACACTCTTTTTTATTCTTGCTCAAGCCGTTTCTTGTTAACTAACTACTTACGTCATATATATATCTTATCACTAGTCAAACAAGACTattttcacaattatttattttctggTAGTCCAATAAAGCTAGACGTTCAAGCTGTTAAGGAAAACtcgattttaagaaaataattttaagagtttattCACACCTTTAAACTCCAATACGATCCCAAAAAGTTGTATCAGATATGGTTTTTCTTGAACtctgataattaaatattttaaaaagatttcgATGTCTTTCAAAAGAGGGATATGATTATTGGAAGATTCTTATGCAGGAAAATTTGGCTGCACATGATAATGATATATAGTATGTCAACACTAACGATCCAATGAAGATCCTTGAAGCTAATACAACTATAGTAGTTTTTGAGGGTGTACCGCAGATGATTGAGAAACACTAGTCATAATGGACCGCTTAAGACAAGAAAAAGACAAATCTAAAAAATGTGAGAAAATATCTTTTATAAAACTcttcataataatatttttagcaagATTAAAACAAGTTCAACTaccaagaaatttgaaaaaaactAACCCAACTTTGTCAAGGTAATGACCAGACTaagaagaacaagttgattgtGGCTattcagaagtttgacaacataAAAGATGAAAACTGAATAAACTATGAGCGATTTCAGTTAGAGATTTAGCAGTATCATGATCGAGCTAGCCACTCTTGGGAAAGAGTATGACAACAGAGAGGTTGCACTGAAAGTAATGAGATCCTTCACAAGAGAGTAGGATGTAAAGACCATAGCCATGTGGGAGTCTAAGGTTCTCAACAAACTTGAGCTGTATGACTTATTTGTAGATTTGAAAGTCTACGAGTTTGAGCTGGGGATCAGGACGGAAGAAGAGTCATCCACTCCACAACCCGTTAAAGCCCCAACCACTATAACTTCAACTCCGATCGTCAGAGAAGAAGCTTACAACAGAAAATTTGATGACCAGATAAACAATGAAGTAATGtctttatttgttaaaatgttTGGCAAGTTTATGATAAACAACCGGTCTAAGTTTAATTTTTTCGTAAAAAAATCTAACACATGAAATTCAACCTTGTTTTAACTATGGAAATAAGGACAATTTTATCGCAGAATGTAAAAGGTTGAAGAAGGACGATAAGAAACCTTTTAAGAAGAGATGGTCCAAATATGAGGAAAGATCTTACAAGGAAAAGAAGGATCAAAAAGTGCTAATTGCTGAAGAAAACAACAATAAATATGATGATTTAGATTTAGAGAATTCAAGCTCAGAACCCTAAACTAGAGTGAGTGATGATGAAAATATTCAGTGTCTCATGGCAAATGTTGAGTCGGAGACCACGGAAATTGAGTTGGAAACTGTCGATGACATGATATTTGACTTTGACTCAGATGAATTTACACAAATAGATCTCGTCATGGAACTGCATAACATAGAAGATGAGTACATAAAACTTTCGCAATCATTCGAGTAAGTCAAAGCAGAGAATAGAAGCCTAACAAAATGTCAAGCAACTCTATCTATTCACAGATAAATGAATGTAACGGTCTTAGGGTAAAACTCAATATGTCGGCGGTGATGATATGCGAATAGCATTCCAATCAACTATTAATCAGAATAAACGGTTGACGCTTTTAGTCAATtattggaacaaatcatctgctTCCATTGAGAATATGCACGAGTTGCAGAAATCGTTTGGAGACGGAACTGACTTAGGGTTTGATAAACGGTCGACGCTTTTACAAATCATCTGTTTTTACCACGTGTCAGTTAAGTAAACATTTCAGATCAATATTCAAGAACAAATGGAATAACTCAACGGCTCGATGTTTGGAACTTCTTCACATGGATCTCTTAGATCCAATACATGTAATGAGCCTCGGAGAAAAGAAGTACACTTTGGTGATTGTCGATGACTTTTCAAGGTTTATAGTGGCAGTCTTCCTAAGTTCTAAAATCAGAATGCTGCCCATATTATCAAGATTCTTAAGATTGTAAAATGAGATAACTTCAGTGGTAGATAAGATAAGGATTGATAGAGGAACCGAGTTCACCAATAAAATCTTCTCAACTTATATGGAAGACAATGATATTAAGCATGAGCTTTCAACTGCTAGATCaccacaacaaaatggagttGCTGAGAGAAGTTACAGAAAACTCAAAGAAGCGGCTCAAACCATGCTAGCAGAATCTAGTAtctctcaaaggttttgggcaaaAGCTGTGAACATTGCATGCTATACACAGAACATATCAATGATTAACAAGAATCATAAGAAGACTTCCTACGAGATCTGGAATAGCAAATAGCCTGATgtatcatatttcaacatatttGATTGTAAGTATTTCATTCACAATAACAGTAAACACATTTAAactttttttaatgataaatcTGATATTCGTATGTTTTATGTTACTTTTATGTCATTAAAACATATAAAGTTTATAATCATAGAACTCTAACAGTAGAAGAGTTAGTATGTGTTGCATTCGATGAATCCTTTATCTATCGTGATAATAATAATAGGAATATACATGATTTAAGTAATAGATTGGATGCTAATAACCTTGATTCTAGCAGTGATCATGAGATAGACTTGAGAAAGACAGCTAGAATAATTCCTGAAGAAGGTacagtcatccatgaaaaaaatgtACAGAATCAAGCcgcaaaaaaaaattgaggcaGCAAGATCCAGATCCATATGGACCATGTCTCCGCTGGAACAAAAATCATCCACCCGAGCTAGTTATTGGTAACCCAGCTACTCATCTTGGAACTAGAAATCAAATGATATATGTGTTCATGCATGCTACATTTGTTTCTCAACTTGAACCTAAGAATATTAATGTGGCCATAGCATATTCAAATTAGATAGATGCAATGCAGAAAGAACTTAATCATTTTGTGAGAAGAAATGTTTGGCATCTAGTTCTCCGACCATCTAATCAACATGTTATTGAAACAAGATGGGTCTTCAGGAATAAAATTGATGAGAGTGGATTAGTAATAAGAAATAAAGCTAGATTTATAACTCAAGAATGTACACAAGAAAAAGgcataaattttgattaatcaTTTGCTCTTGTTTATGTGCTCACTTTCAAACTAATCCTAAACAATTGCATTATACTCCAGctaaacacatttttaaataacttAAGAGTACTGCATGTGTAAGTCTTTGGTATCCCAAAGATTCAAGCTTTAACattattggatattcagatgcagattgcAAGATAGAAAGAGCACCAGTGGATCATTTTAGTTCTTGGGATATagattgatatttttttgttcaGCAAGAAACGGACATCAATCGCTACATCAATGGCTGAAGCttaatatcttgctgctgggaTTTGTTGTGCACAACTACCATGGATTCAGAAATAATTAAGAGTTTATGGAATTCAAACCGCTGAATCTCCAATTTTTTGTGATAACACAAGTGTCATAGCAATCACCTACAAACATGTCATACATTCTCAGACTAACAATATTGACATTATACATAATTTTATCTGAGATCATGTAATATATAAGAACATCTGGCTagagtatatttcaactgacAATCAAGTCGTCGACATCTTCACCAAGACTAACCTGATTCTAAATTTTCTTACTTTTGCAATATACATGGTTTAGCTTATTTAAATTAACACATAAATATAGGAGGAACAAAAATTGagctgataaaaaaaatgtatcgAGGCGGTACATATCTCTGACCCCTACGGCTACAGTTTGGGGAAATTTGATCTTATCACATGCTCTGACTGTTTCACTCTTAAACAAACTAATAATCAGAACGGTCTCATAGTAAACATTCAAATTTTGGATTATG encodes the following:
- the LOC140979554 gene encoding large ribosomal subunit protein P2B-like, translated to MKILAAYLLSVLGGNTYPSAVVLKDILCSVGAEAGDDRIEFFLSQVKGKDMTELIAAGREKLASVPAGGGGVAVAAPTSGAGGAAVPAAAAKKEEKVEEKEESDDDMGFSLFD